The following DNA comes from Porphyromonadaceae bacterium W3.11.
AGTACAATGTCTATATTGAAGATTTGGATAATGGTCAGAATCCTGCTATCCTAGGTGGTCCTCTTTTATCAAAAGATGAGTCTGTCAAGAAGGTCGCTAAGATTTTGGTAGATGCTTTTGCTGAGCCTCTAAAGAAAGGTGAGGTAGTAGCATTCATGGGCCATGGTAACCCTAAAGATGACTATTCAAGAGCAAATGATAAGTATGACCTAGTCGAGAAGGAAATGCAGGAATATGCTCGTAAAACATTCGGTATGGGTCATGATAAAGTCTTTGTTGCTACCGTTGATTACGAAGGTAAGTTATTCAATGACTATCTAGCTAATGCTGTAGAAAATAGTGGTGCTAAAGAAAAGGTTATTCACTTACATCCATTGATGACTATTGCAGGAGACCACGCTAGTAATGATATGGCAGGTACAGATACTGAAGAGGATGGACAAACTATTCCTATGGATAAGCGTAGCTGGAAGCTTCAGCTTGAAAATATGGGTTGGGAAGTTCATACTTATATGAAGGGTCTAGGTGATTATGACCAAATTAATCAGATCTACATTAGCCATCTTAAGAGTGCTATTAAGGAAGCTGAATAATTGATTCTTAATGAAAAACTATAGAAAAGGGGTATTATACCTCATACTTCTATTCCTTTCATACACTGCTATGGCAGATGAGGGACTACTCTTGCATGGAGTGATCTATGACAAGAGTGGTCTCCCTCTGCCAAGAGCGGTGGTCACAGCAGAGGGGGAGGTTAAGAAGGTCGCTATAGCGGATCAGAATGGTGTCTATCAACTGTATCTGCCAAGTGGTAAATATGACTTGAAGATACAGTTTGTTAACTTCGTTACGATTAAGAAAAAGATAGAGCTTAAGCGTAGCATGAAGTTAGACTTCGTACTACAGGAGGATTCAGAAATGCTTGATGAGGTTACGGTCTATGCTGATGCCTCACAGCAAATCATTCAGAAAAAGACATTCTCTGCTATCAGTCTTGACGTCTCCCCTATTACAGCATCTTTGATTGACCTAAGCACACTAATCAATAAAAGTAGCGGTGTTAAACTGAGGGAATCAGGTGGTGTAGGGTCAGACTTCAACTTAACTATTAATGGATTAGGGGGGAATGCCATACAATATTTTATAGACGGTGTACCACTTAGCTCTATGGGTAGTGGTATCTCAATAGCCAACCTACCTGTAAATCTAGTAGACAAGGTCGAGATCTATAAGGGAGTGGTACCACCTGAATTAGGGATGGATGCTCTTGGGGGAGCTATCAATATCATCACTAAGCGGAGTCTTGATAATTATCTAGATGTATCCCTGGGAGCTGGCTCATTTGGGACTTTCAATAGTAATGCATCAGGTCAATATATGGTGGGGCGTTCGGGATTAACGATACGTCCTGCGATTTCATACAGCTATGCTAAAAATGATTATATCATGAAGGATGTAGAGGTATGGGATAAGGATGCAGAAGAATATGTGCTAAAGGATCTTCCCCGATTTCATGATGGGTATCGCTCATTTTTAGGTCAGTTGGAAGTGGGCTATAAGGACACTTACTGGGCTGACGACGCATTCATAGGGGGTAGCTATTCAGATGTATATAAAGAGATACAAACAGGGGTGCAGCAAACTGTGGTGATCGGTGAAGCTAACCGATCAAAAAAGGCCTTGAGGCTATTAGCCAGATATAATAAAAGGGATCTTTTTCTTGACGGTGTCTCAACCTCTCTTCATGTTTCTTATACGCAGGATCACTCGATATTAACAGATACCTGCTATAGGAGTTATTCTTGGGATGGCAGTTATGTAAAGCGTGCATACAGCGAAGTCACAGGGAGAGGGAAGTCTATACGTCATACCGTTAGGCCTCAACTTGTAGGGCGTGCTAACATCTCATACGCTCCCTCAGCTGAGAATGCGATAACCTTTACCTATTCATTATCAAGTATTGATAATCGCCGGTACGATGATTATGACACAGAATTTATAGAAACAAATGACCGTCTTACCAAACATATCATGGGCTTGGCATATAGCCATAGCTTCTATGACGAGAGGTTGCTTGCTAATCTATTTCTGAAAGAATATCTCTATAAGGCTGAAATTAATCAAAAGGATTTTGCTTGGATCACTGGGGCAAATGACATTGTTCCGAAAACGACTCATAACTATTTGGGATATGGACTTGGTAGTCGTTATTCATTTTCCCCTGCCTTTGCCATCAAACTTTCGTACGAAAAGGCTGTACGACTACCTATGACTAGAGAGTTACTGGGTAATGGGGAGACTATTTATGCTAATCTTAAGCTTAAACCAGAGATCGCAAATAATCTCAACCTCTCCACATTTGGAAATTCGTCTATTTATGATGGACATATCATTAGGTACGAAACCAATCTATTCATGAGAAAAGTCACGAATTATATTCATCGAGTAGTCATTGATGAAAGACAATCTCAGTACAATAATGTAGGAGCAGCTACAGTTTGGGGTGGCGAGGCAGAGCTGAGTTATGAGTATAATCGACTGTTTAATCTGACCATTAATGCTACCTATCTAGAAGAGAGAAATAAGACTCGCCTAGATAAGTGGGGCCACCCGAGTGTGACCTATAATAACCGTATGCCGAACAGGCCTTACCTCTATGGAAACGTCATTGCTGGTGCAAACATTAGGAATCCCATGGGTCTGAAGGATCATCGAATTAAGTTGGATCTCTCCTACAGCTATATCCATTCTTTCTTCCTGACCTGGGAAGCTTTTGGAACGAAAGAAAGCAAAGCGACGATCCCTAGTCAGAGCATAGTTAATGGAGGAATAACTTGGTTTTTCCCAAAGGACAAGTACTCTATCTCTCTTCAAGGTAGCAACCTTCTGGATAATCGTCTATATGACAATTTTATGTTACAAAAGCCGGGGCGAGCATTTTACTGTAAACTCCAACTATTTATTTAACTAACTATATAAAAATAATGAAAACAAAAAAATCACTTTTAATATTATTACTAGCATCATTTATAGCAGTATTAGCTACATCTTGCGACTCCAAGGACTCTTCTCAACCTGATGAGAATCCATTTGATAGCAAAGAGATGCTATATCATGTATGGGTACCAATTAATTCAGAAACCGCCATGGGGGGAGATAACTTCATCGTTCACGCCCGTAAAGATCTCACCACAGGTACCATTAATTCACAGGGTGCAGGTAAAGATGTCTCAACAGTATTGAATGCTTATTTTATCGTCAAGGATAGAAATTACTACACCATAAATAAGGCAAAGCAATTTGCGATGTATGACTCAAAACTAAATGAAGTCAAAAAGATCCCGATGCCAAACATCAAGGAACGCTTCTTCTGCCATGCCTGGATTAATGACAATACACTTGTATTGATGGGCTCAAATGGAGAGAAGGACGCAGTCAACTGGGTTAAGATTGACACCAAGAAGATGAGAATTTTGTCTGAGGGTATCTTGGCTCTAAAAGCCCCTGCTGACGACGAAAAAATCAGCTCATCAGGAATGCTTGCATATCGTAAGAACGATAATAAGCTGATGTACACCTATGAATACAAAGCAAAGAAAGGAATGCTTTCTAAAAACCATCAATTTCATCTGGCGTTCATCAACCCCGAAGATATGAGTATCGAAAAGGTGGTGACTGAAAACCGTGCTGAATTTATGGCTTCAACTGCTTATGGTGAGCTACGTCAAGATAAATCCTTTATGACTAAGAATGGGGATTATTACATCGCATGTAACTCAACATACGAAGGTGCAAGCTCTTATACTCAGCAGCATGGTGCCTTATTGAGAGTAAACGCTGGAGAGATGGACTTTGATAAGACTTACAATGGTTATACCGCCGAAAGGGGTAAAATTATCACGGTGAATAACTTATTCAATGGGAAAGCTCTGCTTTATATGCAAGATCCAGTCTTCGCTACCCCTGATAATCCTGAATGGAATCACAAAACAAATCCTTATGTATTCTATTGGATTGTGTTGGACTTAAAGACAGGAGAGTATCATCACCTCAAGGATATTCCTTTCTCTGCAGGTAATTTCTCACAGTTAGCAGTGATTTATCGTAACAAAGCATATATCGGTACAAATGCCTCTGATGGGACAACAAAAATTTATATCTATGATATAAATACTGGGAAAGTTAGCCAAGGTTCTAACCTTGCAGAAGGCTTCAAGGTGGAACGTCTAGTACTTCTAGAGGACGAAAAGTAATCTTGATATGATGCGGATTATTCGCAAAGTACATGCATTTTTGGGAGCTTTGCTCTCTCTACTTTTTTTGATATGGTTCCTGTCTGGATTTATGATGATGTTCACATCATTTCCTCGACTCGGAGGTAAAGACGCGAAACATAAGACTGAGATTGATGGAGAGGGATTGCCTTCCATAGAAAAAATTCTGAGTTGCTTGCCTGAAGGTGAGCAACTCAGCTCATTTAGGCTCACAACCATCGAAGATAAGCCTGTACTAGATTTAAAGACGCCTAATGCACACTATCTTCTCAGTGCTGATTCTTTATTAAAACCTATTGAAAGCAAGGTCAGTGGTGAGTGGATCATCTCTTATGCTGAACGTTGGAGTAGCTATCCTATTATGGGCATAGACACACTACGGACATTAGATGCTTGGACACCATACTCTTCTCTAAAAAAGGAATTGCCTATATATCGTTTTAGATATTCAGATCCAAAGAAAACGTATCTTTATATCTCTTCAAAAAGTGGAGAGCCTCTACAAACCTGCACTAAAACGCAGAGGATTAAATCATCGTTAGGAACAATTCCTCACATGTTATATTTCTGGCAACTGCGTCAAAATAGAGATTTGTGGTTATTGATAGTAAGTATCTTAGCTGGACTCGGTGCGATCATGACCTTGACTGGACTGATTGTGGGAGTACAGGTCTATGTTCAAAAGTATAAAAGAAGTGGACAACTAAGGTCTCCATACAAAAAGAAGGCATACAAATGGCATCATATCTTTGGGACTATATTTGGCTTTTTTGTGATGATGTTTGCTTTAAGTGGTATGATGTCTCTGAATGACCTGCCCGAATGGATGGTAAAGCAACACAATCCACACCTCAAGAATGAGATCCGAAAGAAAGACAAACTCGAGATTCAGTCATTCCTCGCGTCGGATTACAGAGACCTCATGAAGCTAAAGAACGTCCAAGAGATCACTTTTCAACAGTTTGCACAGACTCCTTACTTTATCGTTATTCACTCTGGAGAGGAGAGCCAATATAGACTCTCTTCTGATGGAAAGATCACACCACTATTCTTTTCTGAAGATGAGGTTAAAAAAAGAATCGCAAGACATTTAGACTCCACGATGGAGATAGAATTGATGCAAGAATATGATAACTATTACTGTAGTACCAGTGGAAAATCGGAATTACCAATATATCGTATTAAGGCGAATGACCCCGATAAGAGTATCATATATGTCAGTCCAACGACTGGATACACTAGGTATTATAACACATCGGGAAGAGTCAAAAAATGGATTTATCCAGCTTTTCATAGCTTAAGATTTAAATTTTTTGCAAATCATCCAACTTTCCGAATGGTACTAATGATGATTTTAGTCCTTGGAGGAAGCATAGTTTCAGCTACTGGCGTCTGGATGGGTATAAAATACTATTATAGAGCTTATCGTCGAATGAGCAAACGTAAGAGATAAGACATTTTATACTATATGCTCATCTATAAATTTTCAGGCTTCTATCTCATAAAGAAATAGAAGCCTGCAATTTTTTTTAGTTCCTACGCTAGCTAATTATACTTACAATAGTTAACTCGTAGAAATTAAGTATTTCTATCACTTCTTATTCTCATTCAAAGAAGTTTTAAGGTCTTTAAAGAAGGGCTTAACAAATACCCAGCCCACTGATACTACAAATCCTAGAAGGATAAATACGAATATAATAAACCCTCTTCTTGGAGCACTTTTTTCGTGAGGTACCACAACTGGGTCAATAACCGTAAGCACAGGTGCTGATTCTTTAACCGAAATCTTAGACTGCTCAAGTTGCTTTGCCAATTCATTATACACCGTATAAGCAACATCATACTCCGCACTTAATCTCCGCTGTGTAGCTTGAGCGGTAGCAGTAGCTAGATTACGATTGGCATCTTGGAATGTAGCAAGCCTACTTTGCTTCTCCATAAAATCCTTATGTGCTCTGTCATAACTTTCTTGTACAAACTCAAGATTGTCTTGCTGCTTTTGGCTCTTATATCTCGTAACATAACGTTCCAGTGTCAAATATAGATTTTCAGCTATAGCAGCAGTTGCTTCGGGTTCAGAAAAACTATAGCCTAAGGTTATATAACCATCTTTCTCATTATAGCTGAAAGATATATTGTCGTTAATGACCGATAAAACGCTTCTTTCTTTCTCAGATATGGAGATTGTATTATTAGTAGTACTATCATGTTGAATTACATCTGAGCTACTATCGGACTTCCTTAATGAAGAAAAAATCAATCCTGGTAAACCAATGGTATATTTCTTAATGCCTCCTATTATATTTACAGGCTGATACTCTTTATTAGTATAGTAGTCATAAAGAGAAATGGTATGCCCTGATGATTTCTCTACAACTATGGGAGTATTCATAATATCTTTTCGGAAAGGGACACTCTTGATAATTTGCGGATACACAGAAGGCGAAAGAGATTCTCCAGAAGCTGATGAACCCAAATTGGCACCCATCATTGATGCAATACCGCCCAAACTTCCACCATTTCCCTTTGCTCCAGACTGTGGGACCAGAATAGACTGAGATGTATAAGATACAGGAGAAGTGAAAGCCACAAATATCCCTATCAACGTAAAGATGCCTGTAAAGATTAAAATGAACTTACGTTGCAGCCAGACCTTACCAATCAGTTCTTTTATATCAATCTCTTCTTCATACCTATCCTCGCCATATGCTTTTGACTTATAATATGGATCAGACGTATTTAAATTATCATTCATAACTCCAAACTAAATAAAAAGAGATTAACTTACTTGAATATATTCAATAAGACCATTGCAAGAGTAGCTACGGAAGTTGTCATTCCTAAAATAGACTGCACTGACATAGGCTCTCTATCAGGCTTTTCAGGAACGATAATCTCGCAACCTGGCTCTATCTTTGCCCATCTTCCTGCAGAGACCTTCCCATTCATATATACTACATATGGCTTATTCTTCATCGCTAAGCGAGAGTAGCCACCAGCTTGCTTAACATACCCATATAAAGACATCCCTTTCTTGTAAGTCACAGTATTAGGATATAGGACACCTCCAGAAATCTTGACAGTCCCTGAATAAGTAGGGATCGTTAAGACATCACCTGCTTGCAAAATAAGGTCATCATCTCCACCTGGATTCTCCAGTGCTTTTTCTAAATTGATTCCAACATACTGCGTAGAGAAGTTAGGACCTGTTTCTAACATCGTTGAATCCTTTTCTACTTTTGTACTGGCCTCAATAGCTTGTAGTGCACGAGCTTTCTCCTCTTCTGTTAATCGTCTCATTAATTTAGCACCCTTAATATAAGCATTATCTTTCAAGCCTCCAGCTCTTTCAATAATCGAAGATAGGCGTTCATCCTTGGACTTCTTGGCATACTGACCAGCAAATAAAACTTCGCCTTGCACATAAATATTCTCTTGCACTTCATAACTTGGAGACTTACGTACAACCACTTGATCATATGGCTTGAGCGTAAATTCTTTCACATCCTTAGTCATTAATCCGTCCTTCAAAGAGAGATTAAAAACTTCACTTGTACTACTAGATGTCGTAATACCTGAAGGGTCTTTTATTCGACGATAAACATCAACTCTAGCAGTTGAAGCGGCCTCAGTAAGTCCTCCTGCTCTTAAAATAATATCCTCTACAGAAAGGTTATCAGCATAACTATATTCACCTGGGTTACGGACCTGACCACCGACATATACTGTATAACTATCTTCCAGGTTCAATACTGATGGCACATATAGACGGTCATTCTTTTTCAATTTTATATCTGGCACTTTATTGGACATAAGAGCCACAAGATCAATAGACTCTACTGTAGTTGTAAGGTCTTCATTCTCACGATAAAGAAGTGCTCTATACAAATAAGCATCTCCAGTGGTCCCTTGTGCTATTTTCAAAAGGTCCTTTAGAGTCTGTACCTCACTTCCGATGGCATATTTTCCAGGACGATATACAGCACCTGTGATTTCAATAGAATTAGAATACTCATTTAAAATATCTCCAACCTCTACGATATCTCCATCTTTTAAATTAAAGTGCTTATACTGAGAGCTATTAACCGTGAAAGACTCCATACCATCATCCCCTTTACGATCGAGAGATACGTTCTTCTTAAATGCTTTTCCGGCAAAACCACCAGCAAAGCGTATCAAATCATTAAGCGTTTCATCCTCACGCATCTCGTATCTCATGGGACGCTTAACTTCTCCTTTAATCTGAGCTAAAATACCATAAGGATTGATTTTGACAATATCACCATCTTTCAAACTAATATCCTTCATATTATTACCATTCATTAAGTAATCATATAGGTCAATAGTCTCGATAGCTCTACCATTTCTATAAACTTGAATATTACGCAAACTACCTATAGAGTTTGGTCCTCCGGCTGAATAAAGAGCATGAAAAGCGGTAGCAAATGAAGTTAAGGTATATGTCCCAGGTTGAACAACTTCCCCCATAACATTCACTTTAATAGTACGTGTATTTCCAACAGAGACAGCTAAAAAGGTATATGGATCAGAAGAATCTAAGTCAGAGTAGATAATAGAAAACGCATCTCGAATACGAGCAGTAGCTCGTTCTACACTCATGCCACTAACCTCTATTCTACCCAATCCAGATACGTTAATATAACCATCAGGAGCAATCACTGTATTGACATTCAATTCAGAATCTCCCCAAACATCAATAATAATTTCATCTCCAGGACCAAGAATATAGTTGGCTGGTGTGGGCATATTCATGTTAGGAGCAAAGGTAAGAGATGACTGACTAAAAAAGTCGTATCCAAATACACGCATCGGCTTAGGCATATTCTCTTGGGGATTATTATCTATGGTTTTTGCAACTGAAGTCACATCATTCATTTCAGAACGTATCCCCTGAGTATTATCTTTAATGGTTGTTACTGGCGACACATTAAAATCAGAACCCTCATACTTCGCTCTAATACGTTGTAACTGAGCCATGGACACACCTTTCTTAGTCAACTCCTGGAATATTTGTGTCTGTGACATCCCTGCTTCTTTATAACGCTTTGCTTCTATCAGAACCTGATCATCGCTGATCTGTCCAAAGACATTGGCACTAGCTAATAGAAGTAGCCCTACAAACAGTACAATTTTCTTATACATATTACTTTTATTTGAAAATTTAATCCAATAAATACTTGCAAAATTAAAGATTTATATCTATTACTGCAAGCCATTAAAATATTTATAGCTAAACTTAATAAGGATTGTTGATAAACAAAATAAATATCTCTTTTTTCAGATGATCAATCCCTTTCTTAATATCTCTCCCACATCAATCTTAGGCTGAAATAAATCATATTATACACGATGTCTAAAAAAGAGAATAACCCCCATTTTAAATATATTCTAAAAATCTATAAAAAAAGGGTATGCCCCACAACGAATCCTAACGCTGTATGGTCATACCCTTTCACTGATGTTTATAATATATTCTTTTTTACTATTTATTCGTCATAATGTGCAGGACGTGCTTATCTGTCTCAGTCATCGCATCACGCCCTATACTGGTTAGATTATCAATACTGCGGTCTATGTCGTCATCAACCACACCCTCATTGCTAGTTACCACCTTTTGTTCCATAGCTAATAGAGACGAGAGCATTGCAGAGCTAACACCGCTAGTTACCTTAAGACTACAACTAGGCTTAGCACCATCACAGATCATACCAGTCAGATTCCCAACCATGTTCTTCACCGCAAAGCCTATCTGCTCACGTGAACCACCCATCAAATAAGTTATGCCGCATGCACTCCCTGTAGAGGCCACAACACATCCACATAGGGCAGAGAGACGTCCAAGCTTTTGCTTGATATAAATGACCATTAAGTTACTAAGCATCAGAGCTCGGATCTTCTTTTCTTCGCTCACTTGTTCATCTTCGGCAAAGCTCAATACAGGAAGTGTGGCTGTAATACCCTGATTACCACTACCAGAGTTACTCATCACGGTCACAGGTGCTCCATCCATACGAACATCACAAGCTGCACTAGTAGCAGAGAGGAGATGTGTATAAGTGGTATCTCCCAAATATTTTTTACCTAGGTCTCCACGAATCATACGCCCCACACCATGACCATACTCACCCTTCATTGAGAAGTCTGAAGCATTTTTATTCAATCTAGCTGCCTCCAAAATAAAATCGAT
Coding sequences within:
- a CDS encoding L-serine ammonia-lyase, iron-sulfur-dependent, subunit alpha, giving the protein MDRQVQLDIIKMVHREVVPATGCTEPVAVALTTAYAAHILPGKVQSIRLDLSANILKNAMGVGIPGTGMIGLPIAVALGAVIADPKKELKVLDGFTPEQFEVAKKMVEDGIIDISLKVGDVDKLYIEATLEDEEGHKAVAIIEHVHTSLKSLMLDGKALQVDGAVQAQCVHDSDTTAGSASYEGPEVPLTFDMVYDFATQMPLSEIDFILEAARLNKNASDFSMKGEYGHGVGRMIRGDLGKKYLGDTTYTHLLSATSAACDVRMDGAPVTVMSNSGSGNQGITATLPVLSFAEDEQVSEEKKIRALMLSNLMVIYIKQKLGRLSALCGCVVASTGSACGITYLMGGSREQIGFAVKNMVGNLTGMICDGAKPSCSLKVTSGVSSAMLSSLLAMEQKVVTSNEGVVDDDIDRSIDNLTSIGRDAMTETDKHVLHIMTNK
- a CDS encoding sirohydrochlorin cobaltochelatase encodes the protein MKTYFKNFLALFAVTTLFMLYSCKSEDNQPDLNPADQIEKKHDTALLLVTFGSTYDMPKDTYKKQQEAFKKAFPNTDLFVSYTSRTIINRMQARNETFLPPQVWFKSFLKKQYKNVYVQSLHVIPGEEFTLLRDAYVNKEYNVYIEDLDNGQNPAILGGPLLSKDESVKKVAKILVDAFAEPLKKGEVVAFMGHGNPKDDYSRANDKYDLVEKEMQEYARKTFGMGHDKVFVATVDYEGKLFNDYLANAVENSGAKEKVIHLHPLMTIAGDHASNDMAGTDTEEDGQTIPMDKRSWKLQLENMGWEVHTYMKGLGDYDQINQIYISHLKSAIKEAE
- a CDS encoding SLBB domain-containing protein, which encodes MYKKIVLFVGLLLLASANVFGQISDDQVLIEAKRYKEAGMSQTQIFQELTKKGVSMAQLQRIRAKYEGSDFNVSPVTTIKDNTQGIRSEMNDVTSVAKTIDNNPQENMPKPMRVFGYDFFSQSSLTFAPNMNMPTPANYILGPGDEIIIDVWGDSELNVNTVIAPDGYINVSGLGRIEVSGMSVERATARIRDAFSIIYSDLDSSDPYTFLAVSVGNTRTIKVNVMGEVVQPGTYTLTSFATAFHALYSAGGPNSIGSLRNIQVYRNGRAIETIDLYDYLMNGNNMKDISLKDGDIVKINPYGILAQIKGEVKRPMRYEMREDETLNDLIRFAGGFAGKAFKKNVSLDRKGDDGMESFTVNSSQYKHFNLKDGDIVEVGDILNEYSNSIEITGAVYRPGKYAIGSEVQTLKDLLKIAQGTTGDAYLYRALLYRENEDLTTTVESIDLVALMSNKVPDIKLKKNDRLYVPSVLNLEDSYTVYVGGQVRNPGEYSYADNLSVEDIILRAGGLTEAASTARVDVYRRIKDPSGITTSSSTSEVFNLSLKDGLMTKDVKEFTLKPYDQVVVRKSPSYEVQENIYVQGEVLFAGQYAKKSKDERLSSIIERAGGLKDNAYIKGAKLMRRLTEEEKARALQAIEASTKVEKDSTMLETGPNFSTQYVGINLEKALENPGGDDDLILQAGDVLTIPTYSGTVKISGGVLYPNTVTYKKGMSLYGYVKQAGGYSRLAMKNKPYVVYMNGKVSAGRWAKIEPGCEIIVPEKPDREPMSVQSILGMTTSVATLAMVLLNIFK
- a CDS encoding PepSY domain-containing protein, with the translated sequence MMRIIRKVHAFLGALLSLLFLIWFLSGFMMMFTSFPRLGGKDAKHKTEIDGEGLPSIEKILSCLPEGEQLSSFRLTTIEDKPVLDLKTPNAHYLLSADSLLKPIESKVSGEWIISYAERWSSYPIMGIDTLRTLDAWTPYSSLKKELPIYRFRYSDPKKTYLYISSKSGEPLQTCTKTQRIKSSLGTIPHMLYFWQLRQNRDLWLLIVSILAGLGAIMTLTGLIVGVQVYVQKYKRSGQLRSPYKKKAYKWHHIFGTIFGFFVMMFALSGMMSLNDLPEWMVKQHNPHLKNEIRKKDKLEIQSFLASDYRDLMKLKNVQEITFQQFAQTPYFIVIHSGEESQYRLSSDGKITPLFFSEDEVKKRIARHLDSTMEIELMQEYDNYYCSTSGKSELPIYRIKANDPDKSIIYVSPTTGYTRYYNTSGRVKKWIYPAFHSLRFKFFANHPTFRMVLMMILVLGGSIVSATGVWMGIKYYYRAYRRMSKRKR
- a CDS encoding TonB-dependent receptor, producing MKNYRKGVLYLILLFLSYTAMADEGLLLHGVIYDKSGLPLPRAVVTAEGEVKKVAIADQNGVYQLYLPSGKYDLKIQFVNFVTIKKKIELKRSMKLDFVLQEDSEMLDEVTVYADASQQIIQKKTFSAISLDVSPITASLIDLSTLINKSSGVKLRESGGVGSDFNLTINGLGGNAIQYFIDGVPLSSMGSGISIANLPVNLVDKVEIYKGVVPPELGMDALGGAINIITKRSLDNYLDVSLGAGSFGTFNSNASGQYMVGRSGLTIRPAISYSYAKNDYIMKDVEVWDKDAEEYVLKDLPRFHDGYRSFLGQLEVGYKDTYWADDAFIGGSYSDVYKEIQTGVQQTVVIGEANRSKKALRLLARYNKRDLFLDGVSTSLHVSYTQDHSILTDTCYRSYSWDGSYVKRAYSEVTGRGKSIRHTVRPQLVGRANISYAPSAENAITFTYSLSSIDNRRYDDYDTEFIETNDRLTKHIMGLAYSHSFYDERLLANLFLKEYLYKAEINQKDFAWITGANDIVPKTTHNYLGYGLGSRYSFSPAFAIKLSYEKAVRLPMTRELLGNGETIYANLKLKPEIANNLNLSTFGNSSIYDGHIIRYETNLFMRKVTNYIHRVVIDERQSQYNNVGAATVWGGEAELSYEYNRLFNLTINATYLEERNKTRLDKWGHPSVTYNNRMPNRPYLYGNVIAGANIRNPMGLKDHRIKLDLSYSYIHSFFLTWEAFGTKESKATIPSQSIVNGGITWFFPKDKYSISLQGSNLLDNRLYDNFMLQKPGRAFYCKLQLFI
- a CDS encoding Wzz/FepE/Etk N-terminal domain-containing protein is translated as MNDNLNTSDPYYKSKAYGEDRYEEEIDIKELIGKVWLQRKFILIFTGIFTLIGIFVAFTSPVSYTSQSILVPQSGAKGNGGSLGGIASMMGANLGSSASGESLSPSVYPQIIKSVPFRKDIMNTPIVVEKSSGHTISLYDYYTNKEYQPVNIIGGIKKYTIGLPGLIFSSLRKSDSSSDVIQHDSTTNNTISISEKERSVLSVINDNISFSYNEKDGYITLGYSFSEPEATAAIAENLYLTLERYVTRYKSQKQQDNLEFVQESYDRAHKDFMEKQSRLATFQDANRNLATATAQATQRRLSAEYDVAYTVYNELAKQLEQSKISVKESAPVLTVIDPVVVPHEKSAPRRGFIIFVFILLGFVVSVGWVFVKPFFKDLKTSLNENKK